The genomic window CCTCGTCATCCTGCTGCTCATGGGCAGGATCTAGGGGGAAGCCTGTCAGCATCCCCTCAGCCGGGTATCCAACGCTGATGATAATTGGGTTAATGCATTTTTTGCTTTTCCTCGGCGATCCTCGGTTTCCTCGGCGCCTCGGCGTTAAATTTTTCCTGGGTTATGCCTACGCAAAGATTACTCGCGCCGAGGCACCCGGCAAGAAGCCTAACGCCGAGGCGCGGAGGGGACCGAGGATCGCCGAGGAAAAGCCCAACAGCCGTTTGCAGATCCGCACTTTCGGATGGATGGGGGTGGCTGAGGGGATACGCCTGTCATAGCATTTCCCGGCGGCCCCGGCCTGGGAAGGCGCCGCCGTCCCCCTCGAGGAAGGACACATCGCATGGCAGCGCTGGCGATTTAGAAAGGAAGAACCCCATGACGACCCTCTCCCCCGAGCTCCTGCGCCGGATGGACGCCTACTGGCGCGCAGCGAACTATCTGTCGGTCGGCCAGATCTACCTGTACGACAATCCCCTGCTGCGACGCCCGCTGGTGCGCGAGGACGTGAAGCGGATGCTCCTGGGCCACTGGGGCACCACCCCCGGGCAGAACTTCATATACACCCACCTCAACCGGGTCATCACCGAGCGCGACCTGGACATGATCTACATCTCGGGACCGGGCCACGGCGGCCCGGCCGTGGTGGGCAGCACCTACCTGGAAGGCACCTACAGCGAGGTCTACCCGGAGATCACCCAGGACGAGGCGGGGCTGCGGAAGCTCTTCCGGCAGTTCTCCTTCCCCGGCGGCATCCCCAGTCACGCCTCCCCCGAATGCCCCGGGTCCATCCACGAGGGCGGGGAGCTCGGCTATTCGCTCAGCCATGCCTTCGGCGCGGCCTTCGACAACCCCGGCCTGATCGTGGCCTGCGTCGTGGGCGACGGGGAGGCGGAGACCGGCCCGCTGGCCACCGCCTGGCACTCCAACAAGTTCCTCAACCCCGCCACGGACGGCGCGGTGCTGCCGATCCTCCACCTCAACGGGTACAAGATCGCCAACCCCACCCTCCTCGCCCGCATCACCCGGGAGGAGCTGGACCCGTTCCTCCGGGGCTGCGGCTGGACGCCCCTCTACGTGGAAGGGCACGACCCCGTGCTCATGCACGAGGCCATGGCCTCGGCCCTGGACCAGGCCGTGGGGGAGATCGCCCGGATCCAGCGGGAGGCGAGGAGCACCGGTCGCATGGTGCGCCCCCGGTGGCCCCTGATCGTGCTCGCCTCCCCCAAGGGCTGGACCGGGCCGGACCGCATCGACGGCCGGCAGGTGGAGGGGACCTTCCGCTCCCACCAGGTGCCGCTTTCCGACCCGCGCTCCAATCCCGCCCACCTCGCCATGCTGGAGCGGTGGCTGCGAAGCTACCGTCCCGATGAGCTCTTCGACACCCAGGGACGGCTCCTGCCGGAGCTGCAGGCCCTTGCGCCCAGGGGGGAGCGGCGCATGGGCGCCAATCCCCACGCCAACGGCGGGCTCCTGCTCCGGGACCTGGACATGCCCGACTTCCGGGCCTACGCCCTGGCGGTGGAGCGGCCCGGAACGCCCGGGCCCGGGGATACCCGCGTCCTGGGCGCCTTCCTGCGCGACGTGGTGGGGCTGAACGACGAGGCGAAGAATTTCCGGATCTTCGGCCCGGACGAGACGCTGTCCAACGGGCTGGAGGCGGTCTTCCAGGCGACGCAGCGGCAGTGGATCGCGGCCGTGGAGCCGAACGATGAATTCCTGGACACCAGAGGGCGGGTGATGGAGCAGCTCAGCGAACACCAGTGCGAGGGGTGGCTGGAAGGCTACCTGCTTACGGGTCGCCACGGGCTGTTCAACTGCTACGAGGCCTTCATCCATATCGTGGATTCCATGTTCAACCAGCACGCCAAGTGGCTGAAGGTCGCCGCGCGGCTGCCCTGGCGGCCCCGCATCGCCTCCCTGAACTACCTCCTGGCCTCCCACGTGTGGCGCCAGGACCACAACGGCTTCTCGCACCAGGACCCGGGGTTCATCGACCACGTGATGAACAAGAAGGCCGAGATCGTGCGGGTCTATCTGCCCCCCGACGCCAACTGCCTGCTGTCGGTCATGGACCACTGCCTGCGCAGCCGCCACTACGTCAACGTCGTGGTGGCGGGCAAGCATCCCGCGCCCCAGTGGCTGACCATGGAGGAGGCGGTGCGGCACTGCGCGGAGGGGATCGGCATCTGGTCCTGGGCCGGCTGCGGCCCTGAGACCGAACCCGACGTCGTCATGGCCTGCTGCGGGGACGTGCCGACCCTGGAGACCCTGGCGGCCGTGTCCATCCTGCGCGAGCACCTGCCCGAGGTGCGGGTCCGGGTCGTCAACGTCGTGGATCTCATGAAGCTGCAGCCCCGGACGGAACATCCCCACGGCCTGGACGACGACGCCTTCGACGCGCTGTTTACCCGGGACCGGCCCGTCATCTTCGCCTACCACGCCTATCCCTGGCTGATCCACCGCCTCACGTACCGGCGCGCGAACCACGGGAACATCCACGTGCGTGGCTACCAGGAGGAAGGCACGATCACGACGCCCTTCGACATGACGGTGCTGAACGACATGGACCGGTACCACCTGGTGATGGACGCCATCGACCGGCTGCCGGGAACGGGGGACAAGGGGCTGCAGGTGAAGCGGATGCTCCAGGGGAAGCTGGTGGAGCATCGGGCTTATATTGAAGAAATCGGGGAGGATATGCCTGAAATCAAGAACTGGGTCTGGACCGCGGATTAAGGTTCCTTTTCCTTTCTCGGCGACCCTCGGCTCCTTGGCCCCCTCGGCGATGCGTTCTGTTTTCTTCCCCCTGCGGCGCTTGAAATCCATGCGCCGCCAGGGTCGAGGAAAGAATGCATCGCCGAGGGGGCCGAGGAGCCGAGGATCGCCGAGAAAAGATTAAAATAATTAGGTTACGGTGCTGCCGATGAGGCGTCCGATGCCGGCGGTGACGGGCATGGACGTCGCCCCGGCCCCCAGGCCCGCGACGCCCGCCACCAGGATCGCACCCCGGGAGGCGGAGACTCGAATCATGAGGCTCGCGGTGGAGACGATGGCGTCGTCGGAGCCCAGGATGGCGGCGCGCAGCCAGCCGGAGCGGCCGCTTCGATGGCGCTCCGGCTGGGTGCGGGGGCGGTGGCCCGTCACAGGATCTCGTCCCGCGGATCGGCCGGGATGCTGGGGGAATCCCAGTACACCGGGCGTCCGTAGTAGTCGAAGAGCCGTTTCTCATAGGACCGGTTGACGGGAGCGCCGGGGTCCCACTCGGGGCAGTCCTTGATCTCCTGGCGGGTCAGGCACAGATCGATCGTGTTTTCCTCCCAGCTGACCTGGGTGGCCCAGAGCGGCGAGACGAGGACCTGCCTGCCGGTGAACCAGCTGCCGGTGCTGACCACGAGGTAGCGGATCTGCCAGGTCTCGTCGTCCACGATGAAGTCGTCCACGTGGCCAACGTCCCCGTCCGTGGCATGGAGGTGGTAGCCGCGGATGAACTTGACGCTGCGCAGGTGGGGATCGTCGTCGAAGGTGTCGATGTCCAGGGGGATCTCCGCCACCGGAAGGTCGGTGAGGATGGGCAGCGGGGCGGCGTTCGTGCCCCAGACGCCCGTGCTGCCCCAGTAGTTCGGGTAGCCGAAATAGCGGTAGTAGTCGCGCTCGTGCTGGCGGGAGACGGGCAGGTCCGCGTTGGCGCCGGGGCTCTCCCGGATCTGCTTGCGCGTAAGGGCGAGGTGGAAGGTCCGGTTGCCCCACTCGACCTGCCGGAAGAACATGGGAGATATGAGGACCTCGCGTTCGTCGAAGAAGGTGCCGGTGCTCACCACCAGGTAGCGGCAGGTCCAGCCCGCGTCCTCCACAAGGAAATTGGCCACGGTCCCGAGGGCGCCGTCGGTGGCGGCGACCGCGTAACCTTCAAGGTCCTTCAGGCTTCTCAACATGGGTGGTACCTCCCGCCTCACGGCTGCCGTTTCTTCGGAAGCCACGACAAACATGCACAATCCGGGCCAGGGCCCTCTGCTCCTGCCTTCAAGGGAAAGAGCCTGGGGCGGCCCGCCGGTCCGGGTTATTCCCATCATTCTGACCATCGCCGGGCCTCACTTTGATGCCGCTTACCGGCGGGCTTTCGGCGCGCTCAGGCCGACAGGGTTGCTATCAGTGGCTCGGGCAGGTGGCCTGGGAGTTGCAACGGTTCCCGGGCCGGACCACAGCGGGGCTGGGACAATGCCCGATGTGCGCCAGCGAAACGGAGGCGGTGCGCCATGGTCAAGAAGCCCGAGGGAACCCCGGAGCCCCCGCGCGCTGGAGCTGAGTCGCCGCCCAGCCTCGACCGGCGGGATCTGGCCACGCTGTCCTCCGCCGAAGTGCGGACCCTGATCCATGAGTTGCGGGTGCGCCAGCTGGAACTGGAATTCCAGAACGGCGGGCTCCGCCTCAATCAGGAGCGGCTGCGCGCCTCCCGGGCCAGGTGCTCCACCGGGCTGAAGCGGGTGGAACTGGACACGACGGTCCTCGCCACCCAATTGCACCGGGCCCGGAAGCTGGCGACGCTGGGCGTGCTGGCCGCAGGGACGGCCCACGACGTGGACAACCAGCTCGAGGCCATCCTGGGCAGCGCACGCGCCGGGAGCCTCCTGGCCAAGGGGAACGCACCCGTGGCCCGGTTCTTCGGGACCATCGAGGCCGCGGCGATGCGGGCCAAGGAGCCGACCCGCCAGCTGCTCGCCTACGCGGGCAAGGCCAAGGGAACGATGGAGGACGTGGACCTGGATCGCGTGGTCCGGGAGCTCGGCCAGACCCTGGCCACCTGCCTGCCGGAGCATCTGACCTTCCGGATGGATCTGGCCGACGACCTGCCCCACTGGCAGGGCGACGCGGCCCAGGCCTACCAGATCCTCGTGAACCTCGCCCTCAACGCCTACGAGGCCTTCCCGGAAGGGGTCCCGGGCGAGATCACCCTCCGCACCCGCGCCGAGGAGACCAGCCCCTGTGCGGGCGGGCCCGGCACCTGGGTGCTGTCCATGGCACCCGGCCGCTACGTGATGCTGGAGGTGGTGGACTCAGGCCACGGCATGACGCCCGACCACCTCACCCACGCCTTCGAGCCCTTCTTCACGACCAAGGCCGCCGGGCGCGGTCTGGGCCTGGCGGCGGTCCACGGGCTCCTGGACGGCGACGGCGGCGGCATCTGGATCCGGAGCGGACCCGCCCAGGGCACCTCGGTCAAGGTGTACCTCCCCGCCATGACCGGGCCGGCGCACGTGACCGGAAGGAAGTCCTAGTTCGCCGAGGAAGGAAGGGTCTGATTTCCTCCCCGACGGAATGGGCCCTCAGCCCGCCAGCGCGCCCATGACCTTCGGGTCCCGGAGACCGTTGCTTCGAAATGACGCGTCCGGTGATTCATTTCGATCGATCAGTCCCGGGTGCCGGTCGTTGAACTGCAGGGAACACAATGCGTTGATCGATCGGAACAGATCGTGCTTCGGAACCTGCGCCGGGGGACCAGCCCCCGCGCCCTTGAGGAGACTCCGATGATCGTGAACGCAGGCGTGTGGATCGACAATCTCAAGGCCCTGGTCGTGATCGTCTTCGACGGCG from Geothrix sp. 21YS21S-2 includes these protein-coding regions:
- a CDS encoding VIT1/CCC1 transporter family protein, producing the protein MTGHRPRTQPERHRSGRSGWLRAAILGSDDAIVSTASLMIRVSASRGAILVAGVAGLGAGATSMPVTAGIGRLIGSTVT
- a CDS encoding PRC-barrel domain-containing protein, whose product is MLRSLKDLEGYAVAATDGALGTVANFLVEDAGWTCRYLVVSTGTFFDEREVLISPMFFRQVEWGNRTFHLALTRKQIRESPGANADLPVSRQHERDYYRYFGYPNYWGSTGVWGTNAAPLPILTDLPVAEIPLDIDTFDDDPHLRSVKFIRGYHLHATDGDVGHVDDFIVDDETWQIRYLVVSTGSWFTGRQVLVSPLWATQVSWEENTIDLCLTRQEIKDCPEWDPGAPVNRSYEKRLFDYYGRPVYWDSPSIPADPRDEIL
- a CDS encoding phosphoketolase, encoding MTTLSPELLRRMDAYWRAANYLSVGQIYLYDNPLLRRPLVREDVKRMLLGHWGTTPGQNFIYTHLNRVITERDLDMIYISGPGHGGPAVVGSTYLEGTYSEVYPEITQDEAGLRKLFRQFSFPGGIPSHASPECPGSIHEGGELGYSLSHAFGAAFDNPGLIVACVVGDGEAETGPLATAWHSNKFLNPATDGAVLPILHLNGYKIANPTLLARITREELDPFLRGCGWTPLYVEGHDPVLMHEAMASALDQAVGEIARIQREARSTGRMVRPRWPLIVLASPKGWTGPDRIDGRQVEGTFRSHQVPLSDPRSNPAHLAMLERWLRSYRPDELFDTQGRLLPELQALAPRGERRMGANPHANGGLLLRDLDMPDFRAYALAVERPGTPGPGDTRVLGAFLRDVVGLNDEAKNFRIFGPDETLSNGLEAVFQATQRQWIAAVEPNDEFLDTRGRVMEQLSEHQCEGWLEGYLLTGRHGLFNCYEAFIHIVDSMFNQHAKWLKVAARLPWRPRIASLNYLLASHVWRQDHNGFSHQDPGFIDHVMNKKAEIVRVYLPPDANCLLSVMDHCLRSRHYVNVVVAGKHPAPQWLTMEEAVRHCAEGIGIWSWAGCGPETEPDVVMACCGDVPTLETLAAVSILREHLPEVRVRVVNVVDLMKLQPRTEHPHGLDDDAFDALFTRDRPVIFAYHAYPWLIHRLTYRRANHGNIHVRGYQEEGTITTPFDMTVLNDMDRYHLVMDAIDRLPGTGDKGLQVKRMLQGKLVEHRAYIEEIGEDMPEIKNWVWTAD
- a CDS encoding sensor histidine kinase, which translates into the protein MVKKPEGTPEPPRAGAESPPSLDRRDLATLSSAEVRTLIHELRVRQLELEFQNGGLRLNQERLRASRARCSTGLKRVELDTTVLATQLHRARKLATLGVLAAGTAHDVDNQLEAILGSARAGSLLAKGNAPVARFFGTIEAAAMRAKEPTRQLLAYAGKAKGTMEDVDLDRVVRELGQTLATCLPEHLTFRMDLADDLPHWQGDAAQAYQILVNLALNAYEAFPEGVPGEITLRTRAEETSPCAGGPGTWVLSMAPGRYVMLEVVDSGHGMTPDHLTHAFEPFFTTKAAGRGLGLAAVHGLLDGDGGGIWIRSGPAQGTSVKVYLPAMTGPAHVTGRKS